One Eurosta solidaginis isolate ZX-2024a chromosome 5, ASM4086904v1, whole genome shotgun sequence DNA segment encodes these proteins:
- the Hsc20 gene encoding co-chaperone protein HscB homolog: MRRFAGSLHTIRLQLSNSDDCARLPSLANFCLLPNVTGEIKHVKITSAIKTKADAGTLRQVVAQQIRKYAPPSETTTAESACWNCTRNGRKNHLICTSCGYLQDVNEEVNYFELFNLPSSFSLEQQELTRRFRQLQTLVHPDKFSNKTTREQKNSADWSALINKAYKTLSAPIERGQYILKLQGQQMPQDNSALDKAFLMDMMERNEQVEEANTSKDLELLNDAVVQELNASTIELNKKFELKALEEAKNVLVKMKYLLSVQKSIKSKLQTLMGG, translated from the exons ATGCGACGTTTTGCAGGAAGTTTGCACACCATTCGTTTGCAGTTGAGCAATAGTGACGATTGTGCTCGACTACCAAGTTTGGCCAACTTTTGCCTTTTACCAAATGTAACCGGTGAAATAAAACACGTTAAGATCACATCCGCAATCAAAACGAAAGCTGATGCTGGCACATTACGGCAAGTAGTAGCACAACAAATACGCAAATATGCACCACCAAGCGAAACAACGACAGCTGAAAGTGCTTGTTGGAACTGTACCCGAAATGGCCGGAAAAATCATCTGATATGCACATCATGTGGTTACTTGCAGGATGTTAATGAGGAAGTC aACTATTTTGAATTGTTTAATCTTCCAAGCAGTTTTTCATTGGAGCAACAGGAGTTAACACGGCGCTTTCGGCAACTACAGACGCTAGTGCATCCCGATAAGTTTAGTAATAA AACTACAcgtgaacaaaaaaattcagcAGATTGGAGTGCACTTATAAACAAAGCTTACAAAACTCTGTCTGCTCCAATAGAACGTGGTCAGTATATATTGAAACTTCAAGGTCAACAAATGCCACAGGATAATAGTGCTTTAGATAAAGCATTTCTTATGGATATGATGGAACGCAATGAACAAGTCGAAGAAGCGAACACGAGTAAAGATTTGGAACTATTGAATGACGCCGTAGTGCAAGAGTTAAACGCAAGCACAATTGAATTAAATAAGAAATTTGAATTGAAAGCACTAGAAGAAGCAAAAAATGTGCTAGTTAAGATGAAGTATTTACTTAGCGTACAGAAAAGTATTAAATCTAAGCTCCAAACGCTTATGGGCGGTTGA